The region GGGGCCGCGTACTGATCACCCGTCGGTGCGCTATGCCGGGCATCGCTACTACCCGCGACTGCTTAAGGCCGGCGTCAAAATCTTTGAATATCAGCCCTGTTTCCTGCACCTGAAAATGGTCCTGATTGATGACTGGGTGAGCATTGGTTCGTGCAACTTCGATCACTGGAATCTGCGCTTTAACCTGGAAGCCAACCTCGAAGCGCTGGACCCCGGATTGACGGCCGCCGTGGTGAAGAGTTTCGAGACGGATTTTGCCCTGAGCCAGGAAGTCAGCCTGGAAGCATGGCGACGTCGGCCGCTATGGCGGCGGATCAAGCAGCGGGTGTGGGGATGGGTGGATCGGCTGGTGGTGAATCTATTGGATCGACGCGGTTAGAAGGGCAGCGTCGAGCACACAATCAGGCCAGGCCTTCAATCAATTGTGGGAGCGGGCAAGCCCGCTCCCATGGGTTTTTTGGCGATTGAGGGGTTACAGCAATTCAAAACTCTGCTGGGTCACGTCCTGGGAATCGAGGCCGATCTGCACGTTGAACTTGCCAGGCTCTGCCGCGTACTTGAGCTGAGTGTTGTAGAACTTCAAATCATCTTCGGTGATGGTGAAATGCACGACTTTCTGTTCACCAGCCTTGAGCATGATTTTCTGGAAATTCTTCAGTTCCTTGATCGGGCGGATCATCGAACCGGTCACGTCCTGGATGTACAACTGCACCACGGTTTCGCCGTCACGCTTGCCGGTGTTCTTGACCAAAACGCTGGCATCAAGTTTTCCGGTTTTGTTCAGCGTCGTCGAAGACAGTGCCATGTCGGTCAGGCTGAAATCGGTATAGCTCAGACCGAAACCGAACGGGAACAGCGGCCCGGTGGTGTCATCGAAATACTGCGAGGTGTAGTTACCCGGTTTACCCGGTGTGAACGGACGGCCAATGCTCAGGTGGTTGTAGTAGGTCGGAATCTGACCCACGGAACGTGGAACAGTGATGGGCAGTTTGCCTGACGGGTTGTAGTCGCCGAACAGCACGTCAGCGATGGCGTTGCCGCCCTCGGTGCCGCTGAACCAAGTTTCCAGAATCGCGTCTGCCTGCTCTTTCTCGTCGAGAATCGACAGCGGACGGCCGTTCATCAACACCAGCACCAGCGGTTTACCGGTGGCTTTCAACGCCTTGATCAGCTCGCGCTGGTTGGCCGGGATGTTCAGGTCGGTGCGGCTCGACGATTCGTGGGACATGCCACGGGATTCGCCGACCGCTGCCACAACCACGTCAGCGTCTTGGGCGGCTTTCACCGCTTCATCGATCATCACCTGAGCCGGACGGGGATCGTCCACCACTTCCGGCGCATCGAAGTTAAGGAAGTTGAGGTAGTCGAGGACTTTCTTGTCGCTGGTGATGTTGGCTCCGCGCGCATAGATCAGCGTGGCTTTGTCGGCCACGGCGGCGTTCATGCCATCGAACAGGGTCACCGATTGCGCCGGTTTACCGGCGGCGGCCCAACTGCCCATCATGTCGATTGGCGCTTTGGCCAACGGACCGACCAGGGCGATTTTCGCGGTTTTCTTCAGTGGCAGGGTTTCGTTCTGGTTTTTCAGCAACACCAGGCTTCGGCGGGCAACGTCACGGGCTTCCGGACGGTGCAAACGGCTTTCAGCGTAGGTGTCGGCCGGGTCATCCTCGGCCTTGCCGATACGCAGGTACGGGTCTTTGAACAAGCCCATGTCGTACTTGGCGCCGAGCACTTCACGCACGGCGTTATCGATGTCCTTCTGTTCGATTTCACCGGCCTTCAACAACCCCGGCAGCTCTTTGCCGTACAGGGTGTCGTTCATGCTCATGTCGATGCCGGCCTTGATTGCCAGCTTCGCCGCTTCTCGACCGTCGCGAGCGACGCCGTGCTTGATCAGCTCGAAAATCGCCCCGTGGTCGCTGACGGCCAGACCTTTGAAGCCCCATTCCTTGCGCAACAGGTCGTTCATCAGCCACGTGTTGGCGGTGGCAGGCACGCCGTTGATCGAGTTCAGCGCAACCATTACGCCGCCCGCACCGGCGTCGATGGCGGCGCGGTACGGTGGCAGGTAGTCCTGATACATCTTGACCGGGCTCATGTCGACGACGTTGTAGTCGCGACCGCCCTCGACCGCACCGTACAACGCAAAGTGCTTGACGCTGGCCATGATGCTGTCGGCTGCGTTTGCGCCCTGGCCCTGGAAGGCCTTGACCATCACCCCGGCAATTCGCGACACCAGGTAGGTGTCCTCGCCGAAACCTTCAGAGGTCCGGCCCCAGCGTGGGTCGCGGGAAATATCGACCATTGGCGCGAAGGTGATGTCGAGGCTGTCGGCGGCGGCTTCCTTGGCAGCGATGCGCCCGGACAAGCTGATAGCGTCCATGTCCCAGCTCGACGCGAGGGCCAGGCTGATCGG is a window of Pseudomonas sp. DC1.2 DNA encoding:
- the bglX gene encoding beta-glucosidase BglX, with the protein product MKKLCLLGLFVSLASHTVLAATTPAPLENKDAFISNLMKQMTLDEKIGQLRLISIGPEMPRELIRKEIAAGNIGGTFNSITRPENRPMQDAAMRSRLKIPMFFAYDVIHGHRTIFPISLALASSWDMDAISLSGRIAAKEAAADSLDITFAPMVDISRDPRWGRTSEGFGEDTYLVSRIAGVMVKAFQGQGANAADSIMASVKHFALYGAVEGGRDYNVVDMSPVKMYQDYLPPYRAAIDAGAGGVMVALNSINGVPATANTWLMNDLLRKEWGFKGLAVSDHGAIFELIKHGVARDGREAAKLAIKAGIDMSMNDTLYGKELPGLLKAGEIEQKDIDNAVREVLGAKYDMGLFKDPYLRIGKAEDDPADTYAESRLHRPEARDVARRSLVLLKNQNETLPLKKTAKIALVGPLAKAPIDMMGSWAAAGKPAQSVTLFDGMNAAVADKATLIYARGANITSDKKVLDYLNFLNFDAPEVVDDPRPAQVMIDEAVKAAQDADVVVAAVGESRGMSHESSSRTDLNIPANQRELIKALKATGKPLVLVLMNGRPLSILDEKEQADAILETWFSGTEGGNAIADVLFGDYNPSGKLPITVPRSVGQIPTYYNHLSIGRPFTPGKPGNYTSQYFDDTTGPLFPFGFGLSYTDFSLTDMALSSTTLNKTGKLDASVLVKNTGKRDGETVVQLYIQDVTGSMIRPIKELKNFQKIMLKAGEQKVVHFTITEDDLKFYNTQLKYAAEPGKFNVQIGLDSQDVTQQSFELL